Below is a genomic region from Chloracidobacterium sp..
GCGCGTAATTCGAGCAAATCGCTGCGCAAAAGGCGCGCCAAGAAAAAGAGGATTTCAAGGTTCTCGATTTCATTGGTGTTTGGATTGAGGCGCGCGATGATGTCATCGCCGAGTTCTT
It encodes:
- a CDS encoding DUF2283 domain-containing protein, whose amino-acid sequence is MSAKLIFKYDRVADILRIDTVPPCKEQETEELGDDIIARLNPNTNEIENLEILFFLARLLRSDLLELRAQCVYSR